In Streptomyces violaceusniger Tu 4113, one DNA window encodes the following:
- a CDS encoding hemolysin family protein, whose product MTVLQLAIGALTLLTNAFFVGAEFALISVRRSQIEPRAQAGEKRARGVLWALEHLSALMATAQLGITISSLALGAVAEPAIAHLLEPVFDTVHVPHALVHPIAFVVALTVATYLHMLIGEMVPKNIALAAPERTALLLGPPLVALTRLLRPVVFGVNAFANAVLRLLKVEPKDEVESVFTDDELIRLVRDSSDAGLLDKSGGDRLRDALELGTRRVGDILVPLDAMVTVDHRVTPAQLERAAAASGCSRLPVTGPGGAILGYLHIKDTLGAVDRDRPFPRTAVHTISRVRADTPLDDTLTTMRATGTHLAVVTADTGTTVLGFVTMTDVLDELVGPAPA is encoded by the coding sequence ATGACCGTCCTCCAACTCGCCATCGGCGCCCTCACCCTCCTCACCAACGCCTTCTTCGTCGGCGCCGAATTCGCCCTGATCTCCGTGCGTCGCAGCCAGATCGAACCGCGCGCGCAGGCGGGGGAGAAGCGGGCGCGCGGTGTGCTGTGGGCGCTGGAGCACCTGTCCGCGCTGATGGCCACGGCCCAGCTCGGCATCACCATCTCCTCCCTCGCCCTGGGCGCGGTCGCCGAACCGGCCATTGCCCATCTGCTGGAGCCCGTCTTCGACACCGTCCACGTGCCGCACGCCCTGGTGCATCCGATCGCCTTCGTCGTCGCGCTCACCGTGGCCACGTATCTCCACATGCTCATCGGCGAGATGGTCCCCAAGAACATCGCCCTCGCCGCCCCCGAGCGCACCGCACTCCTCCTCGGGCCGCCCCTGGTGGCCCTCACCCGCCTCCTGCGTCCCGTCGTCTTCGGCGTCAACGCCTTCGCCAACGCCGTACTGCGGCTGCTGAAGGTCGAACCCAAGGACGAGGTCGAGTCGGTCTTCACCGACGATGAACTGATCCGGCTGGTACGGGACTCCAGTGACGCCGGGCTGCTCGACAAGTCCGGCGGCGACCGGCTGCGCGACGCCCTGGAACTGGGCACCCGGCGGGTCGGCGACATCCTCGTCCCCCTCGACGCGATGGTCACCGTCGACCACCGCGTCACCCCCGCCCAACTGGAACGCGCGGCCGCCGCCTCCGGCTGCTCCCGCCTGCCGGTCACCGGCCCCGGCGGCGCCATCCTGGGCTACCTCCACATCAAGGACACCCTCGGGGCCGTCGACCGGGACCGCCCGTTCCCCCGTACCGCCGTCCACACCATCTCCCGGGTGCGGGCCGACACCCCGCTGGACGACACCCTCACCACCATGCGTGCCACCGGCACCCACCTGGCCGTCGTGACGGCCGACACCGGTACGACGGTCCTCGGCTTCGTCACGATGACGGACGTCCTGGACGAACTCGTGGGCCCGGCCCCGGCATAG